A stretch of Desulfotalea psychrophila LSv54 DNA encodes these proteins:
- a CDS encoding pyridine nucleotide-disulfide oxidoreductase/dicluster-binding protein produces MEQSELREWEAKCVQEEVPRCTAACPLHVDVRSFCSLMGQGRWDKAWTVLAKTLPLPGVLARLCHGPCKNDCIRQGLGGSIAMDSLEEFCAENARAVDPPRPLPARGKVVAVVGAGLTGLCAAWELARRGFAVRLYGEPGKVLALSLPEGVLAAEIKNLARLGVSFHDVSIDQVLLDALLAEADAVFVDSDSLPSELSSWGEADSLTLGTLRPGLFASPCAEDSAIFQAATGRRAANSIVRFTQGVSMVAGRELEGPYQTRLYTNVEDVESVPALIVQASYSDEEIRAEAKRCLQCECMECVKNCEYLKHYKYYPKVYARQAYNNDAIVMGTRQANTMVNSCMLCGLCDTLCPEEFSMADFCLTIRRGMVEKNKMPPAAHEFALRDMAFANGKKCALVRHAPGMVSSEYLFFPGCQLTASNPGAVERAYQDLRDRLGSVGLMLSCCGAPAEWSGRKALMDESMALIREQWQELGSPQIIVSCPTCLTTLRAGIPEAEIISHWTILRALGLPAGARVEAATLAINDPCSARHDPLLQGDVRALLQDLSIEVVEPRLTGKHTECCGYGGLLSDANPDLAKAVAVRRGAAVEEDFVTYCAMCRDMLVKNGKRAMHFYDLIFPSESDPAGRPSPGFSARRENRAHLKEGLLQDLWAEEDTSRVERFSQVQVFFTEEAERIMEERRILKSDMQKVLLQVEESGKAFVHSETGHLLASYRPTLVTYWVEFERLAEGYLVHNTWSHRMRIRGGQA; encoded by the coding sequence GCAGCCTGCCCCCTTCATGTGGATGTGCGTAGTTTCTGCTCCTTGATGGGGCAGGGGCGTTGGGACAAGGCCTGGACGGTGCTTGCCAAAACCCTACCCCTGCCGGGTGTCCTGGCACGACTCTGTCATGGTCCCTGTAAAAATGATTGTATTCGTCAGGGTTTGGGTGGCAGTATTGCCATGGATTCCCTGGAGGAATTTTGTGCTGAAAATGCCCGGGCTGTTGATCCGCCCAGGCCTCTGCCCGCCCGTGGTAAGGTGGTGGCAGTGGTGGGGGCAGGACTGACCGGTCTCTGCGCTGCCTGGGAATTGGCCCGTAGAGGTTTTGCGGTAAGGCTCTACGGTGAGCCTGGTAAGGTTTTGGCTCTTTCCCTGCCCGAGGGTGTTCTCGCCGCTGAGATAAAAAATCTTGCCCGTCTGGGGGTGAGTTTTCACGATGTCAGCATTGATCAGGTTTTGCTCGACGCCCTTCTTGCCGAGGCAGATGCCGTCTTTGTCGATTCAGACAGTCTGCCCTCGGAGCTTTCCTCTTGGGGTGAAGCGGATAGTCTGACCTTGGGCACCCTACGTCCGGGTCTCTTTGCCTCTCCCTGTGCTGAGGATTCGGCTATATTCCAGGCGGCCACCGGTCGTCGTGCCGCCAACTCCATTGTACGCTTTACCCAAGGTGTCTCCATGGTGGCAGGCCGTGAGCTGGAGGGCCCCTATCAGACAAGGCTCTATACCAATGTCGAGGATGTTGAATCGGTGCCCGCCCTTATTGTTCAGGCAAGTTACAGCGATGAAGAGATTCGGGCCGAGGCCAAACGCTGTCTGCAGTGCGAGTGCATGGAGTGCGTTAAGAACTGTGAGTATCTGAAACACTATAAATATTATCCCAAGGTCTATGCCCGTCAGGCCTATAACAATGATGCCATTGTTATGGGGACTCGTCAGGCCAATACCATGGTTAACTCCTGTATGCTCTGCGGTCTCTGCGATACCCTCTGTCCCGAAGAGTTTTCCATGGCTGATTTTTGTCTGACTATCCGGCGGGGGATGGTGGAAAAGAATAAGATGCCACCGGCAGCCCATGAATTTGCCCTGCGCGACATGGCCTTTGCCAATGGCAAGAAGTGCGCCTTGGTTCGTCATGCCCCGGGCATGGTGAGCAGTGAGTATCTTTTTTTTCCCGGCTGTCAGCTGACTGCTTCAAATCCTGGGGCGGTGGAGCGGGCCTATCAGGATCTGCGTGATCGTTTGGGTAGCGTTGGTCTTATGCTCTCCTGCTGTGGTGCACCCGCCGAGTGGTCCGGACGTAAGGCCCTGATGGATGAGTCCATGGCCCTGATTCGGGAGCAGTGGCAGGAACTCGGCTCTCCCCAAATTATTGTCTCCTGCCCCACCTGTCTTACTACCCTACGGGCTGGTATCCCCGAGGCGGAGATAATTTCTCACTGGACCATTCTTCGTGCCCTTGGCCTGCCCGCAGGGGCAAGGGTTGAGGCCGCTACCCTGGCAATCAACGATCCCTGTTCAGCCCGGCATGACCCCCTTCTGCAGGGAGATGTGCGTGCCCTCTTGCAGGACCTCTCTATCGAGGTGGTGGAACCTCGGCTGACCGGCAAGCATACCGAGTGTTGTGGCTATGGTGGTCTCCTCTCCGATGCTAATCCTGATCTGGCAAAGGCTGTGGCTGTTCGTCGTGGGGCAGCGGTGGAGGAGGATTTTGTCACCTACTGTGCCATGTGCCGTGATATGCTGGTCAAAAATGGTAAACGGGCCATGCACTTTTATGACCTTATTTTTCCAAGTGAGAGCGATCCTGCCGGACGTCCCTCTCCGGGCTTTTCTGCCCGTCGAGAGAATCGTGCCCATCTGAAGGAGGGGCTCTTGCAAGATCTCTGGGCCGAGGAGGATACCAGCAGGGTGGAGCGTTTTTCTCAGGTGCAGGTCTTCTTTACCGAGGAGGCGGAGAGGATCATGGAGGAGCGTCGAATTCTAAAATCGGACATGCAAAAGGTCCTGCTTCAGGTCGAGGAGAGCGGCAAGGCCTTTGTTCACAGTGAGACAGGTCATCTGCTCGCCTCCTATCGACCCACCCTGGTCACCTATTGGGTGGAGTTTGAGAGGCTGGCTGAGGGCTATCTTGTCCATAATACCTGGAGTCATCGTATGCGTATCAGAGGAGGTCAGGCATGA